Proteins from a genomic interval of Anatilimnocola floriformis:
- a CDS encoding PQQ-binding-like beta-propeller repeat protein, protein MRTSPFALFLTLACALPALAAEQWNQYRGPNADGTSSATGLPVSWSETENVKWKTPIRGKAWSSPVVWNDQIWLTTAPPDGKELFAICLDRNTGKVVHDVKLFEVEKPQFCHDRNSYASATPFIEQDRLYVHFGVHGTACLDTTSGKILWKRNDLECNHHRGAGSSPIIWEDLLILTFDGFDVQYTIALNKTTGETVWKTDRNFNYGTDNGDVMKAYATPRVVKVNGQEELVSPSAGSTAAYDPRTGKELWQVKSGGMNASCRPVVLKDTAFIGTADGGIHLFAMKLGGRGDVTGSHVLWKLAKGYPRYASPILIDGMLYMGNEQGIITCVDAESGDVKFQKRLGGLFMSSPIYADGKLYFFAEEGTCHVLKPGETFESLAENKIPGGFMASPAIAGKDLILRTKDSVWCVGEVGQ, encoded by the coding sequence ATGCGCACTTCTCCGTTCGCACTTTTCCTGACGCTCGCTTGCGCCCTGCCTGCTCTGGCTGCCGAGCAGTGGAATCAATATCGCGGCCCGAATGCGGATGGAACTTCGTCGGCCACTGGTTTGCCGGTGAGCTGGAGCGAGACGGAAAACGTCAAGTGGAAAACGCCGATCCGCGGCAAGGCCTGGTCCTCGCCAGTGGTCTGGAACGATCAGATTTGGCTTACAACCGCGCCGCCAGACGGCAAGGAACTCTTTGCCATTTGTCTCGATCGCAACACCGGCAAGGTCGTTCACGACGTCAAACTGTTTGAAGTCGAAAAGCCGCAATTCTGTCACGACCGCAACAGCTACGCCTCGGCGACTCCGTTCATCGAGCAGGATCGCTTGTATGTTCACTTCGGCGTGCATGGAACTGCTTGTCTCGATACCACGAGCGGCAAGATTTTGTGGAAGCGGAACGACCTGGAGTGCAACCACCATCGCGGTGCCGGCTCGTCGCCCATTATTTGGGAAGATTTGCTAATCCTCACGTTCGATGGCTTTGATGTGCAGTACACCATCGCCCTGAATAAAACGACCGGCGAAACGGTTTGGAAGACGGATCGCAATTTCAATTACGGCACCGATAACGGCGACGTGATGAAGGCCTATGCCACGCCGCGAGTCGTGAAGGTAAACGGACAAGAAGAGTTGGTCAGTCCCAGCGCCGGCTCCACCGCGGCCTACGATCCGCGCACCGGCAAAGAGTTGTGGCAAGTGAAGAGCGGCGGCATGAATGCTTCGTGCCGTCCGGTGGTTCTCAAGGACACTGCCTTTATCGGCACTGCCGACGGCGGCATTCATTTGTTTGCGATGAAGCTCGGCGGCCGCGGCGATGTGACGGGTTCGCATGTGTTGTGGAAGCTCGCCAAGGGTTATCCGCGCTATGCCTCGCCGATCTTGATCGATGGCATGCTCTACATGGGCAACGAGCAGGGGATCATCACTTGCGTCGATGCCGAATCGGGCGATGTGAAGTTTCAAAAACGGTTGGGTGGGCTCTTCATGTCTTCGCCAATCTACGCCGACGGCAAGCTCTATTTCTTTGCCGAAGAAGGAACCTGCCACGTCCTGAAGCCAGGCGAGACTTTTGAATCGCTGGCCGAAAACAAGATCCCCGGCGGCTTCATGGCGAGCCCGGCCATCGCGGGAAAAGATCTGATTCTTCGCACCAAAGACTCGGTTTGGTGCGTCGGCGAAGTCGGCCAGTAG
- a CDS encoding HNH endonuclease: MTVPSVLARLVRDRAGSRCEYCQFPQAFSSIPFEIDHVIARKHHGLTEAENLALSCFFCNSAKGPNIAGVDPESGAIVPLYHPRRESWSVHFRWKGAELIGLTPAGRATIDVLSINEPNFLILRESLLAEGQTFTAADPP; encoded by the coding sequence ATGACAGTTCCCAGCGTGCTCGCTAGATTGGTGCGAGATCGCGCCGGCTCGCGATGTGAGTATTGCCAGTTTCCACAAGCGTTCTCGTCGATCCCGTTCGAAATCGACCACGTGATTGCTCGTAAGCACCACGGACTGACTGAAGCGGAAAATCTCGCTCTTTCGTGTTTCTTCTGCAATAGTGCGAAAGGACCGAATATTGCGGGCGTTGATCCCGAGAGTGGAGCCATCGTCCCTCTGTACCATCCTCGGCGAGAGAGTTGGTCGGTTCATTTTCGCTGGAAAGGCGCAGAATTAATCGGACTGACTCCCGCAGGTCGCGCGACAATCGACGTGTTGTCTATTAACGAGCCGAATTTTCTGATCCTTCGTGAATCGCTACTCGCCGAAGGTCAGACGTTCACAGCGGCTGACCCACCATGA
- a CDS encoding cupin domain-containing protein has protein sequence MNLPIPTTNKPPYELVDFASIPPVACPCGQARRGLAEVEDYPGTIHVTEISVNAKLHYHRRLTETYYFLECGPDAQMQLNDEIRAVQPGTCIMIRPGTRHRALGKMKVLIVVYPKFDPEDEWFD, from the coding sequence ATGAACCTACCAATCCCAACAACCAACAAGCCGCCCTACGAACTCGTCGATTTCGCGAGCATTCCGCCCGTCGCGTGTCCCTGCGGACAAGCTCGCCGCGGGCTAGCCGAGGTGGAGGACTATCCGGGGACGATTCACGTCACCGAGATCTCCGTCAACGCCAAGCTGCACTACCATCGCCGGCTGACCGAGACGTATTACTTTCTAGAATGCGGACCCGATGCGCAGATGCAGCTGAACGACGAGATTCGCGCGGTGCAGCCGGGCACGTGCATCATGATCCGGCCCGGTACGCGACACCGGGCGCTCGGCAAGATGAAAGTTCTGATCGTCGTCTATCCAAAGTTTGATCCAGAAGACGAATGGTTCGACTAA
- a CDS encoding 1,9-bis(guanidino)-5-aza-nonane synthase, protein MSWNPSKQDLLQKTIEHIDIKQHNVVPLVDAMQAMAFSARDLSRAASIYDRMLRDHDCGVILCLAGSLISAGLKQIIIDLVRNKMVDAIVSTGANMVDQDFFEALGFKHYIAEERLKAGMDDHILRDHGIDRIYDTLIDEEELRICDETTRKIADGLPPGAYTSRFFLNKMGEYLETNAKTDSIIGAAYQCGVPIFCPAFSDCSAGLGIVAHIHQRLKYGKQPISFDSAMDFYELTQIKMNNPTTGLFMIGGGVPKNYAQDIVVAADILLQEEHGGEHEYPAMHKYAVQITIADVRDGALSSSTLKEASSWGKVDTTWEQMVYSEATVALPLIAGYAYHKKGWEGRKFKRFADLFIEAGEII, encoded by the coding sequence ATGTCCTGGAATCCTTCCAAGCAAGACCTTTTGCAAAAAACCATCGAACACATCGACATCAAGCAGCACAATGTCGTGCCGCTGGTCGACGCGATGCAAGCCATGGCTTTCAGCGCTCGCGACTTGAGCCGCGCTGCGAGTATTTACGACCGCATGTTGCGCGATCACGACTGCGGCGTGATTCTGTGCCTCGCCGGTTCGCTGATCAGCGCAGGGCTAAAGCAGATCATTATCGATCTGGTGCGGAACAAGATGGTCGATGCCATCGTCAGCACCGGGGCCAACATGGTCGATCAGGATTTCTTCGAAGCGCTCGGCTTTAAGCATTACATCGCCGAAGAGCGGCTGAAGGCCGGCATGGATGATCACATCCTGCGCGATCACGGCATCGACCGGATTTATGACACGCTGATCGACGAAGAAGAGCTGCGGATTTGCGACGAGACGACCCGCAAGATCGCCGACGGCTTGCCGCCGGGCGCTTACACCTCGCGGTTCTTCCTCAACAAGATGGGCGAATACCTCGAGACGAATGCCAAGACCGATTCGATCATCGGTGCTGCCTATCAGTGCGGCGTGCCGATTTTCTGCCCGGCGTTTTCCGACTGCTCGGCAGGGCTCGGTATCGTGGCGCACATTCACCAGCGTCTGAAGTACGGCAAGCAGCCGATCTCGTTCGACAGCGCGATGGACTTCTACGAACTGACGCAGATCAAGATGAACAACCCGACCACGGGCCTGTTCATGATCGGCGGCGGTGTGCCGAAGAACTACGCGCAAGACATCGTGGTCGCGGCCGACATTCTGCTGCAGGAAGAACACGGCGGTGAGCACGAGTATCCCGCGATGCACAAATACGCCGTGCAAATCACTATCGCCGACGTGCGCGACGGTGCTCTCAGCAGCAGCACGCTGAAAGAAGCGAGCAGCTGGGGTAAGGTCGATACGACGTGGGAACAGATGGTCTACAGCGAAGCGACGGTCGCGCTGCCGTTGATCGCCGGCTATGCCTATCACAAGAAGGGTTGGGAAGGCCGCAAGTTCAAGCGCTTCGCCGATCTGTTCATCGAAGCGGGCGAGATTATTTAG
- a CDS encoding tetratricopeptide repeat protein — MDITLAKWRWTLLLLCGFFINSPADAADDAGIIAARIVKEAKTLRESGQKNVADKYLREAVKNCEDQIKQQPDDAQSHFALAQLQMQLNEVETAEVHLKRAVQLEPNNAAMHALKGRFHSDAKEYSEAIKALRRSLELDPKQKAARVDLCICLRYQDETEEALSQAREVLRLAPDDSGAVMFFAGFQASILFDAGKYDEWERIVRSAMNTHPQHKKVLHQFLVSGFASQQRYEKAYRESLELQKLDPEDPVVEGQLIVLATQARQPTLAATHIDRLREFHRAGKFRDSSFARDEFSVGRKHVIAGEYFDLKDAGIRFSFGVSDDVNEKYYVSLRNWPEVDAGLVEEGHFKESDKAFLLLKTQNGKHEIMKVFRAEPTYERLRTVVVEVIEGTRQPLQLDREAAEVGPGATAVKPANENRDP; from the coding sequence ATGGATATCACACTCGCGAAATGGCGTTGGACACTTCTTTTGCTGTGCGGGTTTTTCATCAACTCGCCCGCAGATGCGGCCGACGATGCCGGGATCATCGCGGCCAGGATCGTCAAGGAAGCTAAGACCCTTAGGGAATCAGGCCAAAAAAATGTGGCTGACAAATACCTGCGCGAAGCGGTGAAGAATTGCGAAGACCAAATCAAGCAACAACCCGATGATGCCCAATCTCACTTTGCGCTGGCACAGCTGCAGATGCAATTGAATGAAGTCGAGACCGCCGAAGTCCATCTGAAACGAGCAGTGCAGCTAGAGCCGAACAATGCGGCCATGCATGCGCTGAAGGGTAGGTTTCACTCTGACGCCAAGGAGTATTCTGAGGCGATCAAGGCACTCCGCCGATCCTTGGAGCTGGATCCGAAGCAAAAGGCTGCTAGGGTGGATCTTTGCATCTGCTTACGTTATCAGGATGAAACCGAAGAAGCTCTTTCGCAGGCGCGCGAGGTGCTCAGGCTCGCGCCGGATGATTCCGGGGCAGTGATGTTCTTTGCGGGGTTCCAAGCGAGCATTCTTTTCGACGCCGGCAAATATGATGAGTGGGAGCGAATTGTACGTTCCGCGATGAACACGCATCCCCAGCATAAGAAAGTACTGCACCAATTCCTCGTCTCTGGCTTCGCTAGCCAGCAAAGGTACGAGAAGGCCTATCGCGAGTCCCTCGAACTACAGAAACTAGATCCGGAAGATCCTGTCGTGGAAGGACAACTAATCGTATTAGCCACCCAAGCACGCCAACCAACCTTGGCAGCCACTCACATCGATCGACTTCGTGAGTTTCACCGAGCAGGAAAATTCAGGGACAGTTCTTTCGCCCGAGACGAATTTTCCGTGGGACGCAAGCATGTGATTGCTGGTGAATACTTTGACCTGAAAGATGCGGGAATCAGGTTTAGTTTTGGTGTGTCGGACGATGTCAACGAAAAATACTACGTGAGCCTAAGGAATTGGCCCGAGGTGGATGCCGGTTTAGTTGAAGAGGGGCATTTCAAGGAGTCCGATAAGGCGTTTTTACTACTTAAGACGCAAAATGGAAAACACGAAATCATGAAAGTGTTTCGAGCAGAGCCAACCTACGAGCGACTTCGGACCGTCGTGGTAGAAGTCATTGAAGGAACCAGACAGCCCTTGCAACTCGATCGCGAGGCGGCTGAAGTGGGACCTGGCGCAACCGCAGTAAAGCCAGCGAATGAAAATCGCGATCCTTGA
- a CDS encoding dienelactone hydrolase family protein, which yields MQRREFFGATAAVAAACLTSNVRAAEKDVPWLKEIQQRPEKLPTNAPTLSDLLVDAAGKRIETVEAWKPRRAEILAWWTKFLGKMPAERNPAKPPALKVLEEDKIDGVIRQRVEYEVEPGLKTEAYLCRPEKLTGQAPGVVCFHSTVDHSIRQPAGLGPDPQKAFGLKFAKQGRIVLSPRCFAWPTNDKLQAKEETAKYLARVPNSLGMAKMLYDSLVAVDILAQLDGVDPQRLGAVGHSLGAKEVLYLAAFDERIKATVSSEGGIGVRFSNWNAPWYLGPAIDEPGFARDQHELLALCAPRPFLLIGGESADGDRGWPFIAAALPVYRLYGPRVTFGQWNHRQGHAVPPIAEERIEEWFAIYL from the coding sequence ATGCAACGGCGAGAATTTTTTGGCGCGACGGCGGCGGTTGCAGCCGCTTGTTTGACTTCTAACGTGCGGGCTGCGGAAAAAGATGTTCCCTGGTTGAAGGAGATTCAGCAACGACCCGAAAAGTTGCCGACGAACGCGCCGACGTTGTCGGACCTGCTCGTCGATGCCGCCGGCAAGCGGATCGAAACGGTCGAAGCCTGGAAACCCCGCCGCGCGGAAATCCTCGCCTGGTGGACGAAGTTTCTTGGCAAGATGCCCGCCGAGCGCAATCCCGCCAAACCGCCGGCGCTGAAGGTGCTCGAGGAAGACAAAATCGACGGCGTGATTCGGCAGCGTGTGGAATACGAAGTCGAACCGGGCTTGAAGACCGAAGCCTATCTTTGCCGGCCGGAGAAACTCACGGGCCAGGCGCCAGGTGTGGTTTGTTTTCACTCGACGGTCGATCACTCCATTCGTCAGCCCGCCGGCCTGGGTCCCGATCCGCAGAAAGCCTTCGGTTTGAAGTTCGCCAAGCAAGGGCGGATCGTGTTGTCGCCGCGCTGCTTTGCTTGGCCGACGAACGACAAGCTGCAAGCCAAGGAAGAAACCGCGAAGTATCTGGCCCGCGTGCCGAACAGCTTGGGCATGGCCAAGATGCTGTACGACTCTCTCGTCGCCGTCGATATTCTCGCCCAACTCGATGGCGTCGATCCGCAGCGACTCGGCGCGGTGGGCCATTCGCTGGGCGCCAAAGAGGTGCTCTATCTCGCGGCCTTCGACGAGCGGATCAAAGCCACCGTCAGCAGCGAAGGAGGCATCGGCGTTCGCTTTTCGAATTGGAACGCGCCCTGGTACCTCGGCCCGGCCATCGACGAGCCGGGCTTCGCGCGCGACCAGCACGAACTGCTCGCCCTCTGCGCACCGCGGCCGTTCCTGCTCATCGGCGGCGAAAGTGCCGACGGCGACCGCGGCTGGCCATTCATCGCAGCGGCCCTTCCGGTCTATCGCCTGTATGGTCCGCGCGTCACTTTCGGCCAATGGAACCACCGCCAAGGCCACGCGGTGCCGCCGATTGCGGAGGAGCGGATTGAAGAGTGGTTTGCGATCTATTTGTAG
- a CDS encoding DUF4058 family protein — MSSPFPGMNPYLEQKDVWQDFHNRCLTHIADALSLRTGGGYVVKLETRLVLEEIDSHERAFIGRADVGISGGPSGVALAEPQAATQPLQLPLPEFDVSQHHFVEITDRDRRVVTVIELLSPANKEAGSDREGYTAKRLNIMRSKTHFVEIDLRRGGKRPSPPEIPPADYYVLVSRFEDRPRTCDCWPFGLRDPIPLVPIPLSRPDADIVLNLQEILLQTYNAAGYARYIYRGEPEPPLAPRDAQWAQELVQQISG, encoded by the coding sequence ATGTCATCTCCGTTTCCAGGAATGAATCCCTATCTGGAGCAGAAAGACGTCTGGCAGGATTTTCACAACCGCTGCCTGACGCACATCGCCGATGCGCTCTCACTGCGGACCGGTGGCGGTTATGTGGTCAAGCTAGAGACGCGTCTCGTGCTCGAAGAGATCGATTCGCACGAGCGAGCGTTCATTGGTCGGGCCGATGTGGGAATCAGTGGTGGGCCGAGCGGCGTGGCGTTGGCTGAGCCGCAAGCCGCCACGCAACCGTTGCAATTGCCACTGCCGGAGTTTGATGTCAGCCAGCATCACTTTGTCGAAATTACCGATCGCGACCGCCGCGTCGTCACGGTCATCGAACTGCTGAGTCCAGCCAATAAAGAAGCTGGAAGTGATCGCGAAGGTTACACGGCTAAGCGTTTGAATATCATGCGTAGCAAAACGCACTTTGTGGAAATCGATCTGCGGCGCGGAGGCAAACGGCCATCACCGCCAGAGATTCCACCAGCCGATTACTACGTCCTCGTGTCGCGGTTTGAAGATCGGCCTCGCACCTGCGACTGCTGGCCGTTCGGTCTGCGAGATCCGATTCCCCTGGTCCCCATTCCGCTGTCGCGGCCCGATGCCGACATTGTTCTCAACCTGCAAGAAATTCTCCTGCAGACCTACAACGCCGCAGGTTACGCACGATATATCTATCGTGGTGAGCCAGAGCCTCCCTTGGCGCCACGCGACGCGCAATGGGCGCAGGAATTAGTCCAACAAATCTCCGGCTGA
- a CDS encoding ABC transporter substrate-binding protein, with protein MTDLRRYQIVIGLTLLALTGCPQPAPPPPSPSGTVETPLRVMVVDDPPLAAALAREWLAHTEKKIDLVEVTTAKAAAAEQLPVDVVICPPKLLGQFATRDLLLPLEESALTDPAYERDEILPALKDVETTWGRRTVAVPLGSPQLALWYRADLLPAGTQPPRTWEEYAALVEKFEKEPGELKQITAEPLADGWAARLLLARAAAGALHRDQLSPLWNLETMEPLIANPPFVRALEQLAKDNRGAGERKLLSPVECYEKFQAGECLFALGWPGQSVDGKSTTLADKQYGVTQLPGSREMFQPTSAKWEGVENSETIHVPFLSASGRVAAVTRASAQPKIATQFILWLSGPTVSGRAAAESRATTVFRKSHLLGSWQAPAELRQPLTMYGEVLFAQPLAGRRFALPRIPGSDEYLAALDRAVLATVKEEKPAQEALQTAAKEWQAITAARGLAKQQRTLRSSLGLGD; from the coding sequence ATGACAGACCTGCGCCGCTATCAAATTGTCATTGGCTTGACCTTATTGGCACTGACCGGTTGTCCGCAACCGGCTCCGCCACCGCCGAGTCCCTCTGGCACTGTGGAGACTCCGCTGCGGGTGATGGTTGTCGACGATCCGCCGCTCGCGGCTGCCTTGGCCCGCGAATGGCTGGCGCATACCGAGAAAAAAATCGATCTGGTCGAAGTGACCACCGCCAAAGCTGCCGCTGCCGAGCAGTTGCCGGTTGATGTGGTTATTTGTCCGCCGAAGCTTCTCGGTCAGTTTGCCACGCGCGATCTGCTGTTGCCGTTGGAAGAGAGTGCGCTGACCGATCCGGCCTACGAGCGTGATGAAATCCTCCCCGCGCTGAAGGATGTCGAAACAACCTGGGGCCGGCGCACCGTCGCCGTGCCGCTTGGTTCGCCGCAACTCGCCTTGTGGTATCGCGCCGACTTGCTCCCTGCCGGCACGCAACCGCCGCGCACTTGGGAAGAGTATGCAGCGCTAGTTGAGAAGTTTGAAAAGGAGCCAGGCGAGTTGAAGCAGATCACTGCCGAGCCGCTGGCCGATGGTTGGGCGGCCCGACTGCTGCTCGCGCGCGCGGCTGCCGGGGCGCTTCATCGCGATCAACTCTCGCCGCTGTGGAATCTCGAAACCATGGAGCCGCTCATCGCCAATCCGCCGTTTGTCCGCGCGCTCGAACAACTGGCCAAAGACAATCGCGGCGCTGGCGAACGGAAACTCCTCTCGCCGGTTGAGTGCTATGAGAAGTTCCAAGCCGGCGAATGCCTTTTCGCCCTCGGCTGGCCGGGCCAATCCGTCGATGGCAAATCAACGACGCTGGCCGATAAGCAATACGGCGTGACACAACTCCCCGGTTCGCGCGAGATGTTTCAACCAACGTCCGCCAAATGGGAAGGAGTCGAAAACTCCGAGACAATTCACGTGCCGTTCCTCAGTGCGAGCGGTCGAGTGGCGGCAGTGACGCGGGCCAGTGCCCAACCGAAAATCGCCACGCAGTTCATCCTCTGGCTGAGCGGCCCAACGGTGAGCGGTCGCGCTGCTGCCGAAAGTCGCGCCACCACGGTCTTTCGCAAGTCGCACTTGCTCGGCAGTTGGCAAGCACCCGCCGAACTTCGCCAACCCCTCACGATGTATGGTGAAGTTCTCTTCGCGCAGCCGCTCGCTGGTCGGCGGTTTGCTCTGCCGCGCATTCCTGGCAGCGACGAGTATCTGGCCGCCCTCGATCGCGCGGTGCTGGCGACGGTGAAAGAAGAGAAGCCCGCGCAGGAAGCCTTGCAAACCGCGGCCAAAGAATGGCAGGCCATCACGGCTGCCCGCGGCTTGGCGAAACAACAGCGAACCTTACGCAGCAGCTTGGGGCTCGGCGACTGA
- a CDS encoding WYL domain-containing protein — protein sequence MQALINRALRQADELVLVFNYMDSKGVVSRRVVSPVRMIKGERLMALCLSREEPRQFHLKRCSQMRLEWASNFVMPVPMVRVPLEQLVATLPPAKSVAEPQAAA from the coding sequence ATGCAAGCCTTGATTAACCGAGCCCTGCGACAAGCCGATGAACTGGTTTTGGTTTTCAACTACATGGATTCGAAGGGGGTGGTTTCGCGGCGGGTGGTGAGCCCGGTGCGGATGATTAAGGGCGAGCGGCTGATGGCCCTGTGCCTGAGTCGCGAAGAGCCGCGGCAGTTTCATCTCAAACGCTGCTCGCAGATGCGGCTCGAATGGGCGTCGAACTTTGTGATGCCCGTGCCGATGGTGCGCGTACCGCTAGAACAGTTGGTCGCCACGCTGCCGCCAGCCAAATCAGTCGCCGAGCCCCAAGCTGCTGCGTAA
- a CDS encoding serine/threonine-protein kinase → MKLDPSPADVEALTAYAEQLRQGLEIIATDSEAGATLISESLAQCLQRLERRWPRNELAGQATLPTNIGRFEIEKLLGQGAFGIVYLARDPLLDRKVALKVPRWHVLHSTGLRERFRREGRATAALDHPGIVPIHELGDGDALSYIAFAYCEGPSLAEWLRAQSVPVSPRVAARIVQQLAEAMHYSHHRGVLHRDLKPNNVLLFPVAKIAGQSQEFPFVPRIVDFGLARLAEEELEATGTSGVVGTPLYMAPEQALGDPEQAGPAADIYSLGTILYELLSGRPPFLGTTPLEVLDLVRHTPPRPLRSQRPEIARDLETICLHCLEKQPADRYATAQDLAADLQHFLAGEEIQARRTSLPRRALRICQQPQRIRDAGLTIMATHVAVILSMFIILYMVNAGAVVDRPADFNLPKLLPTVMLIMFAGHGPFIYFGWSLLQNRLWAAWASFIGGAIMLVMAFAFVVGWFPAGVTQWDLVGGHRLFYPMMTVLLFLQTVMSGIALIALRAKR, encoded by the coding sequence TTGAAGCTCGATCCTTCTCCTGCCGACGTCGAAGCACTGACTGCCTATGCGGAGCAACTTCGGCAGGGGCTGGAGATCATCGCTACCGATAGCGAAGCCGGCGCTACCCTCATTTCCGAGAGTCTCGCCCAATGCTTGCAGCGACTCGAACGGCGGTGGCCGCGGAACGAACTCGCCGGACAAGCCACGTTGCCGACGAACATCGGGCGCTTCGAAATCGAAAAATTGCTGGGGCAGGGCGCTTTCGGCATTGTCTATCTCGCTCGCGACCCGCTGCTCGATCGCAAAGTGGCGCTGAAAGTTCCGCGCTGGCATGTACTACATAGCACAGGTCTGCGCGAGCGGTTTCGCCGTGAAGGTCGCGCGACGGCGGCCCTCGATCATCCGGGAATCGTGCCGATTCATGAACTGGGCGATGGCGATGCGCTGTCGTATATCGCGTTTGCGTATTGCGAAGGCCCCAGCCTGGCCGAATGGCTCCGCGCGCAAAGCGTGCCGGTTTCGCCGCGCGTGGCTGCCCGCATCGTGCAGCAGCTGGCCGAAGCCATGCATTACAGCCACCACCGCGGCGTGTTGCATCGCGATCTCAAGCCCAACAACGTCTTGCTCTTTCCCGTCGCCAAGATCGCTGGCCAAAGTCAGGAGTTTCCCTTCGTGCCGCGGATTGTCGACTTCGGCCTGGCCCGCCTCGCCGAAGAAGAACTGGAAGCGACCGGCACTAGCGGTGTGGTCGGCACGCCGCTCTATATGGCGCCCGAGCAAGCTCTCGGCGATCCCGAGCAGGCTGGCCCCGCGGCCGATATCTATTCCTTGGGCACGATTCTGTACGAACTCCTCAGCGGCCGTCCTCCGTTTCTCGGCACGACACCGCTCGAGGTGCTCGACCTCGTGCGTCACACGCCGCCCCGCCCGCTGCGATCACAACGGCCCGAGATTGCTCGCGATCTCGAAACGATTTGCCTCCACTGCCTCGAGAAGCAACCCGCCGATCGCTACGCAACCGCGCAAGATCTCGCCGCGGACTTGCAGCACTTTCTCGCCGGTGAAGAAATTCAGGCGCGACGGACATCGTTGCCACGGCGGGCGCTGCGCATCTGTCAGCAGCCGCAGCGCATTCGCGACGCAGGCCTGACGATCATGGCTACCCATGTCGCGGTCATCCTCAGCATGTTCATCATTCTGTATATGGTCAACGCGGGAGCAGTGGTCGATCGCCCCGCCGATTTCAATCTGCCCAAGCTACTGCCGACGGTGATGCTCATCATGTTCGCTGGGCACGGCCCGTTTATCTATTTCGGTTGGAGCCTGTTGCAGAACCGCCTCTGGGCCGCCTGGGCCTCCTTCATCGGCGGTGCGATCATGCTCGTGATGGCGTTCGCCTTTGTCGTCGGCTGGTTTCCCGCCGGCGTGACCCAATGGGATTTGGTCGGCGGCCATCGCCTGTTCTATCCGATGATGACCGTGCTCCTATTTCTGCAAACCGTGATGAGCGGCATTGCGCTGATTGCCTTGCGAGCCAAACGCTGA